In Cherax quadricarinatus isolate ZL_2023a chromosome 73, ASM3850222v1, whole genome shotgun sequence, the genomic stretch AAGCTTGTTCGTGGCAATAAAAAGAGCTATGCTGGTGTGTGCGTGTTAAGAAGGGGTGTGCGTGGGTATATATTTTGGATCTTATACATGTGTGCATtttgtatgtatgcgtgtgtatttACACAGTGTAGGTGtttgtgtacacatgtatatgtaCGTATGAGCTGTTTCAGTATTGTTCGTGCGTGTGTTTTACATATGTGACTGTCTATTGCGTATACGTCAGTTTGGTCTTTGTATATACCTAGGTGTATGTTTTGTGTATGTCTTTGTGTGAAggtttttgtatgtgtgtgtctttgtgtgaaggtttttattttttgtatatgtgtatgtgcctGTGTTTTGCGTATGTACCTGTATTTAAtatatgtatttgtgtgtttTTATGTACCTGGGGTTGTTTTGTTTGTGCgtgtattttgtgtgtatgtttttgtatgtgtgtgtgtttagcgtGACTGTGTGTTTATCTTaacccttgtgttctggtgtgtgagcgtgtgtgcacattttttttttttcataattcctCTATTATATATCACCATGCTAATGGTAGTGTTTAACTAAGACATTATGTGGAGTTGAACCCGGGTCTACCAGATGACATCTCCCCCAacacctctacacttgtaaccgGGTGAACCCTGCTGGAAGAGAGTgcagaagaacataagaatggaggatcaCTACATTAGGCCTTCTCACTTGAACCTCCATTATGCCTTATGCTAAATGTCCCActtcgtaaaaaaaaaattaaaatattagcCTTCATGACGCAGAGGTATGGATAGCCACCTGGCGGACGCCGGTTCGATCTCCCATGATTATTTGTATGCACAGTTACATGAGCTGCATGACCCGTAGGGGTTTAGCGCttgtttttaatataataataataatgttacacGATTTTAAAATCTCTATCTAAATAATTCTAACCAATTTCATGTTAGGGGCATTGTTGTGAAGTAAAGGGACCTTCAGTAAATTATTTTACTAGAGAATTCATATCAAATATTGTGTATATACGGAAGTTATGAAGTGAAGAATATTCTCATGAGTTCGTCACAATGTTGGCAATAGTAAGAGGAACTTTCATGTTTATGTGTTGCGTGATCAGTAGGTTTATGGCCAGTAACGGGTGTAGAGGTTGAGGTGTTGAATGTGAGGCAGATTCCGATAGCATTATCCTCTGAGGGTTTAATTTTTTATCTCTgtgcatgatgatgatgatgatgatgaggttcTTATGCCGTAGCCTAgctccctacccctccctcctccatggTTGGCGGTTCCTggcctggttgctgctgctgctgcttgctagaGTCTCACGCTGTGAGGCCGCCATCCGCCCTTACGCCGTGTCTCTTGCAGGTGGCGGTGTTTGCGGTGGCGACAGTGGTTGTGGCGGGGACGCCGTCTGGTACCCACGGGTGGTGCTGCGGCCCAAGACCTACTTATGCCCCTTCTGTGATAAGTGCTTCACCAACCGGCAGAGTCGCTCCCGTCACGTACATCAGAAGCACGCGGCGGGGCTGGCGGGGACCTGCTCTGTGTGCGGCCATGTCTACACCAACCTTCAGACTCGCTGTGCTCACACCCGCGTCCACTCACGCAAGATAAAACCATAGCCTCCCATGCTGTCCATACTAACTCTTTATCAGTCACTGAAGGCAGAACCTTCCCTCTTTGCATAACTGGCCGCAGGGCACGGCGTTAGGGAGGTGACATGACAGTTGGGAGGCTGTCAGTGCGACGGTTAGATAAAGTACCGTTCACTAAAGCCTATCTGCAACACATTGACAATAAAAGTGACCACTGACTTTACAAAGACAATTTCCTCTCGGGTTGTGGTAGAAGAGCGCCCCCATGTGTTTCTTGTAGATGTGGAGGCGAGGCCTGGCCTCACCTCATGTCTCTAGTTCCCTCATCAGTCTCAAGTAACTTGTTATAAGGCCTGCCTAACACTCATTTCTAAAGCTTTAGAGCATAAGGTAGGACGCTGAGGATTCTCACCAAGCGTAGATCAGTGCCAATTCATTTTAATTGCTACCTACAAAACTTTATAGTGATAACACTCATTtcatgtaagtttttttttttttgtaaatatgtTTTGCCCCATCtaatgtgtatatacacaagttTTCATATGAATAAAACTGCAACTAGCTACATTGGTTTTAATTCTGTAATATTGTATCCAAACACAAGGAAACTTTGGTCAAAATGGTAGGTATCTTTGTGTGGTGCGTGTGATAATGGGTTGATCTCAGTATAATGGGTTGATCTTAATACGGTAGGCGTGCAGTGCAGGGTATGGTACAGTGGCAGTGATGGCGGCAGTGGAGTGGATGCCACCCACGGTGAGGTACACTGCGGGTGGGATCCTGGACCGTGTGTACTGTAGTGTTCTGACGCAAGGCCctgggtagtgttgtgtagtgtaggtgtGCAGCTGCCTCCTGGCGCCTCTCCCCGTTTTCACCCCCGCCCGCCGTCTCTTTTCAGATGTGTCCGCCTTGATGGCAATCGCTAACGCTGTGCAGGCTACAGCGCCGTCGGACCGCCCCATGAAGTGTCCGCTGTGTATGGGCATCATCAAGCAGGCTCGCAACCTGCGGCGCCACGTGTTCAAGCGTCACCTGCCCGCTGCCAAACGCGGCGAGATCACCGAGGCCGACGTCAAGAACGTGCTCGAGAGTAAGTTGAAGGCCATCACTGTCACTCCACTCACAGAGGATGAGTTGCGCCAGGTGCAGCAGCGCACACGACGCAAAGGTATAAGGACGCCACGTAAAAAGAAAGGCATTGCATCTCTTCCCGATGGTATTAATGTGGCCAATATCAACGAGTCAGAAGTGACAATTCGCAAACTGCCACAAAAGAAAGACAAGAAAGATAAGGTAGGAGGTGTCACCGCATTGTCATCTGGCGTGATGAGTAGTGGCGATAGTGCACGAGAGGGCAGAGAGGATATCTTGCAGGAGGCACTGGCAGCACGGGACAAGGACGTTGCTCCACAGGATGAAGTAATGGACCTGGCTACAACCCAACAACAGTTACCGCCCATATCCGTAGTGGTGTCCCACAGTGGCCACACTGGCGTCCAGGTGGCATCCCAAcccatgtctctcactgtgaCACAGACGGCGGGTGGTATTCACGCTCGTATACCGGCAGAGGCGGCACTGGGGGCAGGGGTGCGGCTGCAAGCCGATTCCCCGCTCCCCTTGCACCGAGATCTTTCTATGCCAGCTATGCCATTCGAGCCTCAGGTGACCATCAGTGAGGGCTTGGTCACCTACCACACCACTTCACCTTCCCAGGTGCTGACCCAGACCACTTCGTCATCTCCGTCTGGTTATGCTCCCACCTCATACTGGTCCCCATCAGGAATGGGGCTTCCTGCCGGCACCTTCCAACCTCACCAGAGTGTGTTTGCTCCAGCCCATTCTGAGTACTTCGCAGCGGGTGTCCACATGACTCGCCCGGCCTCCCTAGAACGAATGCAGCAGCATCGTCGTAAACCTTACCAGTAAAGCTGTTCAGGTTACTTGGGAGGCCCAAGCTGCTGCCAGGGCTACCCGTGTCACTGCTTGAACTTAAGaggggaggagcactgcagtaggcctactgacccttgCTAGGCAGGTTCTCCACCAGAAAGTCAGCAACTCACTTTGCCTGGCTCCAGGTAGAGGTAATTGGGATAGTTAGAGGTGATGCGCAGCCCATGGGCATGGGGCTGATGTGGGGTGGACCAAaggccctcaccaccacaccaacctcgTAGTGGAGTAGAGTACAACATTTTTATATAGCAAGGACGGCAATTATCTGTGTCCATTTATTTTAGTTTGTACTGATGGTACAAGTGAACTCTTATGAGATTAGTGTTTTTATCTGTGCTTTCCTTGTTGCTTGTCTATTGGAAAAGGTAGGTATATGGTTGGTGCCATGGCTGCCGTGCTGAGCAGGTGGTCTTGTGCCTGGTAAGTGTACTACTGTCACAAATGTAATTATTGACATAACTGGTGTGTAGTAGTTTTTCATATCTAAATGAAATGAATATGATTATCACATGTGTCAGTTGTTGTGACTGAAGCAGAGTACGTTTACATGGTTTAATAGAGGGTTGACTTTTTGTGACACTACAAAAAAAAAGGTAATGCAAGGGAATGGAAAATTTATGCACAAATCTTTCGTGAGAGGATGTTAggatgcatgtgtgtatgtgtgtgtgcgtgtgaagtTTTTAATGTGTGCATATATAACTGAAACTTCTGTTACATGAAATACTAGACCTCATATTTGTGTTTAAAAATGCCTGTAGATGTTGAGATAGATTTGTATATTTGATTTAGGATAAATTTTGTGGTTATTTTCTAAGTTACCCTCTATGACTAGTGCAATTGTTACTTCTGGATGACTGACTGCAACAGTAAATAATTTTGTAATACAAAGAAAAGTCGGATTCAAAccaaatatatgtatgtaattatttctcattgtttatcCTTTAATATTAACCTTTTGTTGTAATGAGTTGTTAGAGTACGAGATAGGTGTACAGTACTACATGCATGGTGTCTCGCATAAATGTATACACATTTCATTATAAAGTGTTCAGAAAATCTTGGCCTTAGCGTCTTGACAGAGGCGAACTAAGCAGAGCAACACATTTGTACAAAGCTTTCATCTTAGGCTAAAATGGCATATTAAAAATGGCACAAGTGAAAAGTAGAAAAAATGGCACATCTGATCTAGCCAGCATCCATAATTAACTTGACCTGACCAGCATCCATAACTAACTTATTTAGCATCCACACCTAACTTAACCAGCATCCATACCTAACTTAATATTAACTACATCCATACCTATCAACCAGCATCCATACCTAACTTAACCAGCATCCATACCTAACTTAATCAGCATCCATACCTAACTTAATCAGCATCCATACCTAACTTAACCAGCATCCATACCTAACTTAAGCAACATCCATACCTAACTTAACCAGCATCCATACCTAACTTAACCAGCATCCATACCTAACTTAACCAGCATCCATACCTAACTTAATCAGCATCCATACCTAACTTAACCAGCATCCATGCCTAACTTAACCAACATCCATACCTAACTTAACCAGCATCCATACCTAACTTAATCAGCATCCATACCTAACTTAATCAGCATCCATACCTAACTTAACCAGTATCCATACCTAACTTAACCAACATCCATAACTAAACTTAACCAGCATTCATAACTAATCTTAAGCATCCATACCTAACTTAACCAGCACCCATACCTAACCTTACCAGCCTCCATCCATtttatgtatacctggagtatacctggagagggttccgggggtcaacacccccggggCCCGGTCCGTGGCCAGGCCTCATTTGTAAAAAATAAACTCAATGTATCACGTTTGTCTGCTTTTTGCTTGTGAAAATTTTTACCTGTGCTATTTTGAATGTGCATCCAAAGGTTTCTGAAGTGACTGGCTAGTAGAGAACAAACTAGGAATGCAAAACACACGTAGCAAAACGAACCTCTTTTTAGATAGTGTTTCACCCTAAATAGGCTTTATTGAGCTTTGTTTTGATGATGTACTAGTTAGGGTGATACATGGTCTAATTTTATTTATCTTAATTAGAGGGAAGCACTAAATCTATAGGGGTGATATGACATCTgggaaataaaaaaataaatactgtactttatttccacatgatacagTACGCAGTTTTTACAAAAATTGGATAACATTAAATAACATGCGTGAAAAGCCCTCTTTTATGCAGAGCATAAAAGGGAGAAGAaattaaatttcttgaatcagtaGCCTCTCAAGGTACCTCTCTTGAGGAGACATGGTGTAATAAAAGGCTCGCTCTGCTACGTATTTtagatttttacaacagtttcTGCTGGCATAACTGTATAGGATAGTTCAGTTTTATGTCTAAAGCTTTTTGTAAGCCCACATCATATTCAGGTTACCCATCAGTGGAGTTAAATCAGAAAGTGTATACATTTTCCTGAGTCACCACATATGCAACGAACAAGGGCATTTTATCTAGTGCGTGTGAAAACAAGATATGTCGCTGTCAGTAGTAAAGACCAAACTCAACATTTGAACTTCAATAAACAGTGCTTTAGAACAAAATTTGTACACGTAAAAATAATAAAACtcattttctttttaatttgttaTATTTTACATACTTAAATACAtacaagccttttttttttttttttttttttctcccaagTTATAATTGTTGAATTCACTCTTTCTATCTGCAACGACTCATGAGAGCCAAGTGTAAATGTATTACTGCTTGTATAGTTAGGTGAATGTGTCCCAGTGAAAAAATGAACTGAGTTGCATAACAGTAACAACTATaattttcttttttattatgtATGATGTATTGATAAAATTGTTTCATGTGTTAGCAAAAATCTTGATCTTTTAAAATATACTAAACGTTGATATTTGAGTTTTGTATTTCTTTGAAGGGATGGGATGAACTATGTTTGGAAGTCAAGATTACATGTATGTCTTATATCTTTGTTAGTGCATATCAAGTTCAAATAATGCACTTATTTCTATTATTTATTAGTAGGAAATCTTTGTATGTGAACATGTGATGATACTTAATTCTAAATAATAAAAATCTTTCCCGTGATGTGTCATGCAGTGATTTTTGGTCATATTAAAATTTTAAGTACAGCATTAAATCTTGGGTGTGGGTGAGGGCTTAGTTGTGTATACACACATGATTAGTACCTGTTAACTGCATGGAAAGATCTTTTGGTATCTGTTCAGTACTCAAATCACACATTATGTAGAGGAATAGTTTGTAGTTCATGTATATTGTATAGTAAAATCTATAAAGATTAGTTTACAAATTATAGTGAGCCTCATCTGTGGCTTTCTTACTAGGTGTAACCTAAGAGACACTAAAGTCGAACACTTTCAGTGTCACTTATCAGACAAGAGTTCAAATGTAGAGGTGTCCCTTGGGTAGTACCTAGGATTATATAGACAAGCATGTTAAACTGTTGAGATGTCCACATACCGATATAGATTATGAGTGCGATATCAGCATAACCTTCCTAGCTGGGTCTTTTCAGCTATTTCTTAATTTGACCCTCTTGGATATACTTAACAGACTTCCAGATAAATTTTACATTAGGGGTTAAGTGCATTACGTTTTTCATAAGAAATTTCATAAGAAATTCATAGTGTGGTTACAACTGTAATGCAGCCTCACTTAAGATAGGACTCAGCAATGAAATTTACAAACTGAATATGTTATCCATACAATGACATGTATTAGCTGATTTGTAAATAATATTGATGACAATGTGTTTTTGACCCTGATGACGGGGTGGAAACAGCTAAGCAAACTGCACGTATCCTGAGAAAGAGAGTCCTAGGAAGGGTGGGTGTAGGACAGACAGGAAATCCTAAACCAACCAGCCTCCACTCATTTTACGCCATTTTCAAATACGCTTTTTAGTTTAAACATGACATCTGTAGTGTAAAAATCTAACTTTTTAAGTTTTGAATCAATAAATACAAAATGTTGCTTTGCAGTAGAATTTTCCATATTTGGTCCTGTGATTTAACCATGAAACTAATAGCAAATCAAAGTTGTCTTTCAAAGCACTTATATATAGTTTACTTTATGCATACAAGTGTATTTTAATTTTTCCATGAACAAGGAGAACTACATATTTTGTCATTCACATAGTGTATATATGTTACATTTTCACTGAAGACAGGTTTATCAATTGTAAACACCATaaaagtaaaatatttttttataatttatatttttgtatcatgtactgttgtgttcataaaaaaataataataatgtatatgttATAGTCATCATTATGTAGTGTTAAAAGTACGGCGATGATATTAGAGTGAATGTCTGACTGTATTTTATGCTTCATGAGATTGTGTAAGACTTGTGCTGTATAGTGACCTGTAGCATATTAGCAGTGAGTTTCCCAACATTGACACATGGATATTTACTAGCTGAGTATATTGCACTCCAGCAATGTGATGATTATATTAACAGAGAGGGATGTAGTGTAATGTTATGTAATAGTTGACTGTGTTAGTGTGCCTGTGCTGTGCGATAGAATGGTAAGTTGATTAGTGTAATAAACATGAGGCATCTACAGTGTGATAGTCTGAAAGTGGTGTTACTGATGTGATAATGAAGAAATGTGAGTGCAAGTGATATAGACTTGGTCAATGACAGGACACTCGGTAAGATTATTTTTCAACACGAGTCAATCACGCCAGCAGTGAAGAAAATATGATGCAAAActagcttttattgggacaacatttTCACTCTGGGACTTTTACGCTCGTGTTGGAGTGAGGATGTCTTGCTCTACCCCCCTGCCTTGAACATCAGTTTTGAATTTCCCTGTTTTCTCTTCCTGACATGTTTGTTCTCCCACACTTTCCACTGCTGGGCAACTGGTCGGGGTGTCATACATCAGCTTCTAAGCCTGATGTTGATATAACTCCGGAGAAGGGGTAGTCTGTCTCTGGTAGATAAGTAAGACATGAACAGCAGTTTGGTATTTGGTTTCGCCTGCTCAGCGGGCTTCTTCAGTAGAAATACAGAGGAAATAacagaggtagtggagatgtagaTATGAGGTGATCAGTTCTTCACTCTAGGTGTGCTCAGCTCCATAACTTTGATATATTATCAGTAACTCTAATTTTTacaggggtggaccagtaagccagctgaaggcctctgTCAGAATGCTAAAATCTTCAACTGCGGGTCATCATGACTAAGgcctgcatcaggaaacacttgtcttgtttcctgactaaccttacctaacctaatcataGCTTTGAAGCTATGGAGCTGAGCATGCCTGGCTGTgttactgaccacctcaaaattatttTTCCTTCCTCATATCTGCAAttccactactgctgtctctgtATTTCGACTGAAGAGGCCTGGTGACCAGGCAAAACGTCTTGTCAATACACATACCAgactgttacacatgtcttactcatctacttgtgagtttatttaggttcaggtacacataggtacaattatacatagcaaatgtgtaaattacctaggataacccaaaaaagtcaaagttacttatttccattggggtcagaGTTTAGGCAAGGGGGTCTATCTGACCTAATTGGGAACTTATTGTTCTCGAGTTTCTTTCCGGAGGAAAATTGGTTTCCTTTCTAATTCCAGCCCAGATGTGGCCAATATATTTCTCTGACTCACAGGAGGTAGGGCCCAATAATGCAGAACCTTTAGTGGCCCTTAACAACAGTAGTTTTGCTGGCACTCCAGTGCTGTCATTGGTGGAATGCAGACATGTTTGCTCAGGGAGTAAGCTGCCAACCTCTGCTGGTGCTTAGGCCTGAGGTCCACCTGATCTGAGTTGGGAATTTCATGTTCCTGTTTCTCAATCTGGAGGAAAATTTTGTTTCCTTTCTCATACCCACCCAGATTTGGGCAATAATTTTTTCCCCGGACTCCTAGGCAGGAGGGCTTAATAAAGCTTCAGGTTTGGTGGCCCTTAATAACTCCGTTAACAGCAATTTTgttctgtgtggagctttatcatgatTTAATAAAGCttcacacagagcgaaacgttgttccaataAAAGC encodes the following:
- the LOC128701119 gene encoding uncharacterized protein isoform X2, with product MGSEQHYSLRWNDYTVKIVTAFQSLRDEEDFVDVTVACDGHSYSAHKMVLSACSPYFRALLRANPCQHPIVILKDVGHVELERLLEFMYNGEVSIAQDQLAAFLKTAENLKIRGLAGSSDDMDQTGLHRPDVSYSYSSGSAIGGVTSGRSSPSAGYAPSQGSKDEEIIAEGSGSYHSRPESPPSKRRKRTSAPAAGHADSNTASHTTGVIGDNPVEVDTGGTMSGGSVPGEDDIRLDRREMKSEPGDSMADVYSESSEMSTDPQSHTGEGMDPRQALLYPIAMPGPSGAVGSQDNVGTHEPGDVSALMAIANAVQATAPSDRPMKCPLCMGIIKQARNLRRHVFKRHLPAAKRGEITEADVKNVLESKLKAITVTPLTEDELRQVQQRTRRKGIRTPRKKKGIASLPDGINVANINESEVTIRKLPQKKDKKDKVGGVTALSSGVMSSGDSAREGREDILQEALAARDKDVAPQDEVMDLATTQQQLPPISVVVSHSGHTGVQVASQPMSLTVTQTAGGIHARIPAEAALGAGVRLQADSPLPLHRDLSMPAMPFEPQVTISEGLVTYHTTSPSQVLTQTTSSSPSGYAPTSYWSPSGMGLPAGTFQPHQSVFAPAHSEYFAAGVHMTRPASLERMQQHRRKPYQ
- the LOC128701119 gene encoding transcription activator GAGA isoform X1, coding for MGSEQHYSLRWNDYTVKIVTAFQSLRDEEDFVDVTVACDGHSYSAHKMVLSACSPYFRALLRANPCQHPIVILKDVGHVELERLLEFMYNGEVSIAQDQLAAFLKTAENLKIRGLAGSSDDMDQTGLHRPDVSYSYSSGSAIGGVTSGRSSPSAGYAPSQGSKDEEIIAEGSGSYHSRPESPPSKRRKRTSAPAAGHADSNTASHTTEGVIGDNPVEVDTGGTMSGGSVPGEDDIRLDRREMKSEPGDSMADVYSESSEMSTDPQSHTGEGMDPRQALLYPIAMPGPSGAVGSQDNVGTHEPGDVSALMAIANAVQATAPSDRPMKCPLCMGIIKQARNLRRHVFKRHLPAAKRGEITEADVKNVLESKLKAITVTPLTEDELRQVQQRTRRKGIRTPRKKKGIASLPDGINVANINESEVTIRKLPQKKDKKDKVGGVTALSSGVMSSGDSAREGREDILQEALAARDKDVAPQDEVMDLATTQQQLPPISVVVSHSGHTGVQVASQPMSLTVTQTAGGIHARIPAEAALGAGVRLQADSPLPLHRDLSMPAMPFEPQVTISEGLVTYHTTSPSQVLTQTTSSSPSGYAPTSYWSPSGMGLPAGTFQPHQSVFAPAHSEYFAAGVHMTRPASLERMQQHRRKPYQ
- the LOC128701119 gene encoding transcription activator GAGA isoform X3 → MGSEQHYSLRWNDYTVKIVTAFQSLRDEEDFVDVTVACDGHSYSAHKMVLSACSPYFRALLRANPCQHPIVILKDVGHVELERLLEFMYNGEVSIAQDQLAAFLKTAENLKIRGLAGSSDDMDQTGLHRPDVSYSYSSGSAIGGVTSGRSSPSAGYAPSQGSKDEEIIAEGSGSYHSRPESPPSKRRKRTSAPAAGHADSNTASHTTEGVIGDNPVEVDTGGTMSGGSVPGEDDIRLDRREMKSEPGDSMADVYSESSEMSTDPQSHTGEAMPGPSGAVGSQDNVGTHEPGDVSALMAIANAVQATAPSDRPMKCPLCMGIIKQARNLRRHVFKRHLPAAKRGEITEADVKNVLESKLKAITVTPLTEDELRQVQQRTRRKGIRTPRKKKGIASLPDGINVANINESEVTIRKLPQKKDKKDKVGGVTALSSGVMSSGDSAREGREDILQEALAARDKDVAPQDEVMDLATTQQQLPPISVVVSHSGHTGVQVASQPMSLTVTQTAGGIHARIPAEAALGAGVRLQADSPLPLHRDLSMPAMPFEPQVTISEGLVTYHTTSPSQVLTQTTSSSPSGYAPTSYWSPSGMGLPAGTFQPHQSVFAPAHSEYFAAGVHMTRPASLERMQQHRRKPYQ